From the Phycisphaeraceae bacterium genome, one window contains:
- a CDS encoding GntR family transcriptional regulator encodes MAQLMELNNQSGTPLVQQIQKNLRTRILRDDFPPGYKLPSIRQLSHDLGCSTGIVERAVSKLAAEGLLESQPRRGVYVSKPKSKPKKSKDIALILPGLRLEQMSSMSAGVHAGLAGSDFRLIIQSADNDFDDEIHLLQYLAHDNLAGVVICPPTADSYAEPIREFVEKREVPLVVATHRLVGLSNIDAVAIDEFEYGRAAIDYLLVRGHREIALLGSHSHSLSGRQVTEGIAAGLRRHRMSMDDLHVVDVDVLDLNGDEPWLNSEISVTRFFSEHRQDVTAMLSLGHYSTIGAYRAAARLGINIPKDLSLLSMGSDLQVFSLLQPSITCIADEIHSVCERAAFRLLQRIESPETPVQTIQIAPQLFERDSVRNLNL; translated from the coding sequence ATGGCTCAGCTCATGGAACTCAACAATCAGTCGGGCACCCCGTTGGTGCAGCAGATCCAAAAGAATCTGCGCACGCGGATCCTTCGTGATGATTTTCCGCCTGGCTATAAGCTGCCAAGCATCCGCCAGTTGAGTCACGACCTGGGCTGCAGCACGGGGATCGTCGAGCGGGCTGTGTCGAAGCTGGCCGCTGAGGGCCTGCTTGAGTCGCAGCCCCGCCGAGGTGTGTATGTCAGCAAGCCCAAGTCCAAGCCGAAGAAGTCCAAGGATATCGCTCTGATCCTGCCCGGCCTCAGGCTTGAGCAGATGAGCAGCATGTCGGCGGGTGTTCACGCGGGCCTTGCGGGTTCGGATTTCCGGCTCATCATCCAGTCGGCGGACAACGACTTTGATGATGAGATTCATCTGCTGCAGTATCTGGCCCACGACAACCTGGCCGGCGTGGTGATCTGCCCGCCGACGGCCGACAGCTACGCCGAGCCCATCCGGGAGTTTGTCGAGAAACGAGAGGTCCCGCTGGTTGTGGCGACGCACCGGCTGGTGGGCCTGTCGAACATCGACGCGGTGGCGATCGATGAGTTTGAGTACGGCCGCGCGGCCATCGACTACCTACTGGTCAGGGGCCATCGTGAGATCGCGCTCCTCGGCTCGCACAGTCACTCGCTGTCCGGGCGACAGGTGACCGAAGGCATCGCCGCGGGTCTGCGTCGGCATCGGATGTCGATGGACGACCTGCACGTCGTTGATGTTGATGTCCTCGACCTTAATGGCGACGAGCCGTGGCTCAACAGCGAGATCAGCGTCACACGCTTCTTTTCCGAGCATCGTCAGGATGTCACCGCGATGCTGTCGCTGGGGCATTACAGCACGATCGGAGCCTACCGGGCTGCCGCTCGTCTTGGCATCAACATCCCGAAAGACCTGTCGCTGCTGAGCATGGGCTCGGACCTTCAGGTGTTCTCGCTGCTTCAGCCATCAATCACCTGCATTGCCGACGAGATCCACAGCGTCTGCGAGCGTGCGGCTTTTCGGTTGCTCCAGCGGATCGAGAGCCCGGAGACGCCGGTGCAGACGATCCAGATCGCGCCTCAGCTTTTTGAACGCGACAGTGTCCGGAATCTCAATCTGTAA
- a CDS encoding glycoside hydrolase family 38 C-terminal domain-containing protein, giving the protein MGVKSNSKTFAWPAFSRQRVSARGTRSALYVLSSHWDREWYQTFENFRHKLVLMMDHILDSQESGTLTGPFYCDGQAIILEDYLEVRPQETERVKASLRDGRLVAGPWYVLPDEFLVSGESLIRNLEMGRELVTKLGGTPSNCGFLCDLFGHNSQMPQILTSFGVEVAYIWRGLNHHENRTLWWTGADGTRIPSFRFGTNGYWGYAVNVRSHCEDEAQVDAKLKLDERLWSFLDKEAAVTEIDPVLLFDGADHAGFDAPAYTALRVHADEAPDHGYNIRHVSLDEHAAELLKQTDRIKAEVSGELIDPARLPFDVDQQSLTGGTLASRVPLKLANARCEWLLTRWAEPAAALATTLLGERSAEDFLRQAWRHLIQNHPHDSICGCSIDRVHQDMIYRFHQCEDIAERITQSALTRLAEAATKPIPAQQHQSRLVVFNPLPRVLDGVIDIEADLPVWPETTGNGQPSKEPVVTAEPYDEAGEPLAYQPRLLHGPERRLEVHPIRAPRPYQAMRYGFSLPLEIPALGWRSISLKQSSRKWIPSDRSTSLVVDGRTLENQSLRAVVQADGTIELTHLETGQAYSRLLALEDGADIGDGWRYVAPANDSLSVSGGAKTSVRVLDEGPYLGRLETRCQLDVPARYDGATQARSTQMVSLEVIHRVALRRDADWLEVETEVRNNACDHRLRVLIPTGATADTYWCDSPFDVVQRSIKLAEDHATWREPELESKPQQSWTAACDQQRGLVVISRGLRETAVLDRPDRAIALTLLRATQKTVFTDGESGGQLAGTHTFHYWIQPIAKRPDPSSLHDLATLLNAGVRSVSLLPGMIERSRVGRQPGPALPPTAGSLEITGPACLTAMRFKGDHMEIRLFNPLDTSCEAGLRPHASSPIRFSPGQSRIISLAGEDLGPLSEVSGWLLVTLGPKQVLTLRIATERGDSADLS; this is encoded by the coding sequence GTGGGCGTAAAAAGCAACTCTAAGACGTTCGCCTGGCCTGCCTTTTCGCGGCAACGCGTCTCGGCACGCGGCACGCGATCGGCGCTCTATGTTCTCAGCAGTCACTGGGATCGTGAGTGGTACCAGACATTTGAGAACTTCCGGCACAAGCTGGTCCTGATGATGGATCACATCCTCGACAGTCAGGAGTCCGGCACACTGACCGGCCCGTTCTACTGCGACGGCCAGGCGATCATTCTCGAAGACTACCTGGAGGTCCGCCCGCAAGAGACCGAGCGCGTCAAAGCGAGTCTGCGCGATGGTCGCCTGGTCGCCGGGCCGTGGTATGTGCTCCCCGATGAGTTCTTGGTCAGTGGCGAGTCGCTGATCCGCAACCTGGAGATGGGGCGTGAACTGGTCACCAAGCTCGGCGGGACACCGTCGAACTGTGGATTCCTCTGCGACCTCTTCGGTCACAACAGCCAGATGCCCCAGATCCTCACCAGCTTCGGCGTGGAGGTCGCCTACATCTGGCGTGGCCTAAACCATCACGAGAACCGGACGCTGTGGTGGACCGGCGCCGATGGCACGCGCATCCCGTCGTTTCGATTCGGCACCAATGGTTACTGGGGCTACGCGGTCAACGTCCGCAGCCACTGCGAGGATGAAGCACAGGTCGATGCCAAGCTCAAGCTCGATGAACGGCTCTGGAGCTTCCTCGACAAGGAAGCGGCGGTCACCGAGATCGACCCGGTGTTGCTGTTTGACGGTGCGGACCACGCAGGCTTCGATGCGCCGGCGTACACCGCGTTGCGCGTGCACGCTGATGAAGCGCCCGATCACGGCTACAACATCCGCCACGTCTCACTCGATGAGCACGCCGCAGAACTACTCAAGCAGACCGACCGCATTAAAGCGGAGGTCTCCGGCGAGCTGATCGATCCCGCGCGGCTGCCTTTCGACGTTGATCAGCAGAGCCTGACCGGCGGCACGCTCGCCAGCAGGGTCCCGCTCAAGCTCGCGAACGCCCGATGTGAATGGTTGCTGACCCGATGGGCCGAGCCTGCGGCGGCGCTCGCCACAACACTGCTTGGTGAACGCTCTGCCGAAGATTTCCTCCGTCAGGCCTGGCGTCATCTCATCCAGAATCACCCACACGATTCGATCTGCGGGTGCAGCATCGATCGTGTCCACCAGGACATGATTTATCGCTTCCATCAGTGCGAGGACATCGCCGAACGCATCACCCAGTCCGCTCTGACCCGCCTGGCCGAAGCGGCGACCAAGCCAATACCTGCTCAGCAACATCAGTCTCGGCTTGTGGTCTTCAACCCGCTGCCCCGCGTACTCGATGGCGTGATCGATATCGAGGCGGACCTGCCGGTTTGGCCTGAAACAACAGGGAATGGCCAGCCTTCCAAGGAGCCCGTCGTTACGGCGGAGCCCTACGACGAGGCGGGTGAACCGCTGGCCTATCAGCCCCGGCTGCTTCATGGCCCTGAGCGTCGGTTGGAGGTTCATCCCATCCGGGCGCCCCGTCCGTACCAGGCGATGCGGTATGGATTCAGCCTCCCGCTGGAGATTCCGGCGTTGGGCTGGCGATCCATCAGCCTCAAGCAGAGCTCGCGCAAATGGATCCCCTCGGATCGCTCTACATCGCTTGTCGTTGACGGGCGGACGCTGGAGAACCAATCGCTCCGTGCCGTGGTGCAGGCTGATGGCACGATCGAGCTCACGCATCTTGAGACCGGCCAGGCTTACAGCAGGTTGCTGGCGCTCGAAGATGGTGCCGACATCGGCGACGGCTGGCGCTACGTCGCTCCAGCGAATGACAGCCTCTCGGTCTCGGGCGGAGCGAAGACCAGTGTCCGTGTGCTCGATGAGGGCCCGTATCTCGGGCGATTGGAGACCCGTTGCCAGCTCGATGTGCCCGCTCGCTACGACGGTGCTACGCAAGCCCGCTCGACCCAGATGGTGTCGCTGGAAGTGATCCACCGTGTCGCGCTGCGCCGTGATGCGGACTGGCTTGAAGTCGAGACCGAGGTCCGCAACAACGCTTGTGATCACCGTTTGCGAGTGCTGATACCAACGGGTGCTACGGCCGACACGTACTGGTGTGATTCGCCCTTTGATGTTGTTCAGCGATCCATCAAGCTCGCCGAAGATCACGCGACCTGGCGTGAGCCCGAGCTTGAGTCGAAGCCGCAGCAGTCGTGGACAGCCGCGTGCGATCAGCAGCGCGGGCTCGTGGTCATCAGCCGGGGGCTGAGGGAGACCGCAGTGCTCGATCGACCGGATCGCGCCATCGCTTTGACCCTCCTGCGGGCCACGCAGAAGACGGTCTTCACCGATGGCGAATCTGGCGGGCAACTCGCTGGCACGCACACGTTCCATTACTGGATACAGCCAATCGCCAAGCGGCCCGACCCTTCGTCACTCCACGATCTCGCGACGCTGCTGAACGCGGGCGTCCGATCGGTCAGCCTGCTGCCCGGGATGATCGAGCGGTCCCGCGTGGGGCGACAGCCGGGGCCCGCTCTGCCTCCAACAGCGGGCAGCCTGGAGATCACCGGCCCCGCGTGCCTGACCGCGATGCGGTTCAAGGGTGACCACATGGAAATCAGGCTCTTCAACCCGCTCGACACGTCCTGCGAGGCCGGATTGCGGCCGCACGCCAGCAGTCCGATCCGGTTCAGCCCGGGCCAGAGCAGAATCATCTCTCTCGCCGGTGAGGACCTGGGCCCGCTGTCTGAGGTCAGCGGGTGGCTTTTGGTCACGCTAGGCCCCAAGCAGGTCCTGACACTCCGCATCGCCACGGAGCGAGGGGATTCCGCTGACCTGTCCTAA